A portion of the Actomonas aquatica genome contains these proteins:
- a CDS encoding AsmA family protein, with amino-acid sequence MASAKSTLAALGGIVVLVLVVALISLVVFLGTAVKQTVNTFGPRLTGTTVTLDDASLSPFTGRGSLEGLFIGNPEGWTGPKLAQLGRIHLDLAPTSLLGDTIHIRDLTIEQPEFVYETRLVTSNLAEVVKHIEAATGGPAPAPDTPDAEPVAPAKKFAVQHFALRDARVSVIAGGRTLELTLPELVLTDLGTPENGLTASELSLKVSQQILTQIATAATKAIADGRLNLNSAKDAVDAVGNTLKGLLGGGN; translated from the coding sequence ATGGCTTCCGCGAAATCCACCCTCGCCGCCCTCGGCGGCATCGTCGTCCTCGTGCTCGTCGTCGCCCTCATCTCGCTGGTCGTCTTCCTCGGCACCGCCGTGAAGCAGACGGTCAACACCTTCGGCCCGCGCCTCACCGGCACGACCGTCACGCTCGACGACGCCAGCCTCTCGCCCTTCACCGGCCGCGGCAGCCTCGAAGGCCTCTTCATCGGCAATCCCGAGGGCTGGACCGGCCCCAAACTCGCCCAGCTCGGCCGCATCCACCTCGACCTCGCGCCCACCAGCCTGCTCGGCGACACCATCCACATTCGCGACCTCACCATCGAGCAACCGGAGTTCGTTTACGAAACCCGCCTCGTCACCTCCAACCTCGCCGAAGTCGTCAAACACATCGAAGCCGCCACCGGCGGCCCGGCCCCCGCCCCCGATACACCCGACGCCGAGCCCGTCGCCCCGGCCAAAAAATTTGCCGTGCAACACTTCGCCCTGCGCGACGCCCGCGTGTCCGTCATCGCTGGCGGCCGCACCCTCGAACTCACCCTGCCCGAACTCGTGCTCACCGATCTCGGCACGCCCGAAAACGGCCTCACCGCCAGCGAGCTCTCGCTCAAGGTCAGCCAGCAGATCCTCACCCAAATCGCCACTGCCGCGACCAAGGCCATCGCCGACGGCCGCCTGAACCTCAACAGCGCCAAAGACGCCGTCGATGCCGTGGGCAACACCCTCAAAGGCCTCCTCGGCGGCGGCAACTGA
- a CDS encoding sensor histidine kinase has protein sequence MVAWNDLISRSEVVALLTGATLPAAGFALAGWGLRRSRAQVYFAGYMLGLLLVFWLQGVLNGPGADQGVAPPWWGWLSDLIQLPYAWLYVRFVRTYFELESWSSRWAAWCRWLGRLYVIPLVLVGLKALTGLGLSSWVIMLFNLANVLGSYALTGWAWHRRREGAGWFLVAVSPLALSGLLLAVQWAVNAGGSEINGLFPFWLGVLVHLALGVVALGVQHRRLDLRVQAEAAARDEAERKAVKLAAVNETQEEYASFISHEVRTPLHAVLGISRRLHESGLTPDQREQVATIQSTARLMLGVVDSMLDIAKVEAAAGTLKREAVDVRALLNETVAMFAPQLEWKRLRVETTVQPELPAFVSADSLRLQQVLINLVAYAVNQTQEGAVDIRVQWERDEQLTLAVTDAGGGISARHQANLFTAPQRVSLGLAEGGLRAPTGLGLIIARRLADLMRASLTVDSEPGRGTTLTLALKAPRWSASQQRSVRTFGVRERAG, from the coding sequence TTGGTTGCTTGGAACGATCTCATCTCGCGCAGTGAAGTGGTCGCCCTCCTGACGGGAGCGACGCTGCCGGCGGCGGGGTTTGCGTTGGCGGGCTGGGGACTGCGGCGATCGCGGGCGCAGGTGTATTTTGCCGGTTACATGCTGGGGCTGTTGCTGGTGTTTTGGCTGCAGGGCGTGCTGAACGGGCCTGGGGCGGATCAAGGAGTGGCGCCACCCTGGTGGGGCTGGTTGAGCGACCTGATCCAGTTGCCCTATGCGTGGCTGTATGTGCGGTTCGTGCGCACGTATTTTGAGCTCGAGAGTTGGTCGTCGCGCTGGGCGGCGTGGTGCCGCTGGCTGGGGCGTTTGTATGTGATTCCGCTGGTGCTGGTGGGGCTCAAGGCGCTGACGGGTCTCGGGCTGAGTTCGTGGGTCATCATGCTCTTCAACTTGGCCAATGTGCTGGGGTCCTACGCGCTCACGGGTTGGGCTTGGCATCGGCGGCGGGAGGGCGCGGGGTGGTTTCTGGTGGCGGTGTCGCCGCTCGCGTTATCCGGTCTGTTGCTGGCGGTGCAGTGGGCGGTCAATGCCGGCGGGAGCGAGATCAATGGCCTGTTTCCCTTTTGGCTCGGGGTGCTGGTGCACCTCGCGCTCGGCGTTGTGGCGCTGGGGGTGCAGCACCGGCGGCTCGACCTGCGCGTGCAGGCGGAAGCGGCGGCCCGGGATGAGGCGGAGCGCAAGGCCGTGAAACTGGCGGCGGTGAACGAGACGCAGGAGGAGTATGCGTCGTTCATCAGTCACGAGGTGCGCACGCCGCTGCATGCCGTGCTGGGCATTTCGCGCCGGTTGCATGAGTCGGGTCTGACGCCGGATCAGCGCGAGCAGGTGGCCACCATCCAGTCGACCGCGCGGCTCATGCTGGGGGTGGTCGATTCCATGCTCGATATCGCCAAGGTCGAAGCGGCGGCGGGAACCCTGAAACGCGAGGCGGTGGACGTGCGGGCTTTGCTCAATGAGACGGTGGCGATGTTTGCGCCGCAGCTGGAGTGGAAGCGTTTGCGGGTGGAAACGACGGTGCAGCCGGAGTTGCCGGCCTTTGTGTCGGCCGACTCGCTGCGCTTGCAGCAGGTGCTGATCAACCTCGTGGCTTACGCGGTGAACCAGACCCAGGAGGGCGCCGTCGACATCCGGGTGCAGTGGGAGCGCGACGAACAGCTCACCCTCGCGGTCACCGACGCGGGCGGGGGAATCTCGGCGCGTCATCAGGCCAATCTTTTCACCGCGCCGCAGCGGGTGAGCCTCGGTCTGGCCGAGGGCGGATTGCGGGCGCCGACCGGGCTCGGGTTGATCATCGCCCGGCGCCTGGCGGACCTGATGCGGGCCTCGCTCACGGTCGACAGCGAGCCGGGCCGTGGCACCACGCTCACCCTCGCGCTCAAAGCCCCGCGTTGGTCGGCTTCGCAACAGCGTTCGGTGCGCACCTTCGGCGTGCGTGAGCGCGCGGGTTGA
- a CDS encoding TIGR03067 domain-containing protein has product MSDEHAHAHAPENAFTGRWEAVSGRLGASAIPLPATTLTLEATRYTVKSPQGTDHGNATWDLTADPVTLDMRGTSGAHSGNTIHAIARTRGPVLQLCYAVDGSKRPTTFDVPAGAVWVTVRYKRLD; this is encoded by the coding sequence ATGTCCGACGAACACGCCCATGCCCACGCCCCCGAGAACGCCTTTACCGGTCGTTGGGAAGCGGTGAGCGGTCGCCTCGGCGCATCCGCCATTCCACTGCCGGCGACCACCCTCACGCTCGAAGCGACGCGCTACACGGTGAAGTCGCCGCAGGGCACCGACCACGGCAACGCGACCTGGGACCTCACGGCCGACCCCGTGACCCTCGACATGCGCGGCACCAGCGGGGCGCATTCCGGCAACACGATTCACGCGATCGCCCGCACCCGCGGACCGGTGTTGCAGCTCTGTTACGCGGTCGACGGCAGCAAACGCCCCACGACCTTCGACGTGCCGGCGGGCGCGGTCTGGGTGACGGTGCGCTACAAACGCCTCGATTGA
- a CDS encoding DNA topoisomerase IV subunit B — translation MAADHNYTEASIKTLSALEHIRLRPGMYIGRLGNGAHAEDGIYVLLKETIDNCIDEYTMGFGKRVEVHLAERTVCVRDYGRGIPLGKLIDCVSVINTGAKYDSKTFQKSVGLNGVGQKAVNALAHSYRAQSVREGQCKLVEFERGKLVKEHKVQASDERNGTYIEFTPDEQLFGANFAFRREYIEEMLWNYAYLNRGLTLNFNGKNYKSEGGLKDLLTKKLTGETLYPIAHLEAEDIEIALTHGGHYGEEYYSFVNGQHTTMGGTHLAAFREGLVGTVRNFFGKQYDAADIRQSVVAAVSVRVQEPVFESQTKTKLGSTDMGPKGPTIRSFITSFMQQHLDNWLHRNPEAAETLRKKIEASERERKELSGIRNLAKERAKKANLHNKKLRDCRVHLDGKDKRAEESTLFIVEGDSAAGSLTACRDVQTQAVFALKGKPLNTFGLTKKVIYENEEFHLLQSALNLEDGIDGLRYNNVVIATDADVDGMHIRLLLISFFVKFFPELLTNGHVSVLETPLFRVRNKKKTIYCYSEAEKQSALHQLGKAAEITRFKGLGEVSPGEFKDFIGMGIRLEPVSLKHVTDTDDLLGFYMGKNTPHRQNFIIENLRVEKDLIEA, via the coding sequence ATGGCCGCCGATCACAACTACACCGAAGCATCGATCAAAACCCTCTCCGCCCTGGAGCACATCCGGCTCCGCCCGGGCATGTATATTGGTCGACTCGGTAACGGCGCCCATGCCGAGGACGGCATCTACGTGCTGCTCAAGGAGACGATCGATAACTGCATCGACGAATACACCATGGGTTTCGGCAAACGCGTGGAGGTGCACCTCGCCGAGCGCACCGTCTGCGTGCGTGACTACGGTCGCGGCATTCCGCTGGGCAAACTCATCGACTGCGTGTCGGTCATCAACACGGGCGCCAAATACGACTCCAAGACCTTCCAGAAGTCGGTCGGTCTGAACGGCGTCGGCCAAAAGGCGGTCAACGCCCTGGCGCATTCCTACCGCGCCCAGTCGGTGCGCGAGGGGCAGTGCAAGCTGGTGGAGTTTGAGCGCGGCAAGCTCGTCAAAGAGCACAAGGTGCAGGCCAGCGACGAGCGCAACGGCACCTACATCGAGTTCACGCCCGACGAACAGCTCTTCGGCGCCAACTTCGCCTTCCGCCGCGAGTATATCGAGGAGATGCTCTGGAACTACGCCTACCTCAACCGTGGGCTGACTCTCAATTTTAACGGCAAGAACTACAAGTCGGAGGGCGGTCTGAAGGACCTGCTCACCAAGAAGCTCACCGGCGAAACCCTTTACCCGATCGCCCACCTCGAGGCCGAGGACATCGAGATCGCGCTCACTCACGGCGGCCACTACGGCGAGGAGTATTACTCCTTCGTGAATGGCCAGCACACCACCATGGGCGGCACGCATCTGGCGGCCTTCCGCGAAGGTTTGGTCGGCACCGTGCGCAACTTTTTCGGCAAACAATACGACGCGGCCGACATCCGCCAATCGGTCGTCGCCGCCGTGTCGGTGCGGGTGCAGGAGCCGGTCTTCGAATCGCAGACCAAAACCAAACTCGGCTCGACCGACATGGGGCCGAAGGGGCCGACCATCCGCTCGTTCATCACGAGCTTCATGCAGCAGCACCTCGACAACTGGCTGCATCGCAACCCCGAGGCCGCCGAGACGCTGCGCAAGAAGATCGAAGCCAGCGAACGCGAGCGCAAGGAGTTGAGCGGCATCCGCAACCTCGCCAAGGAGCGCGCCAAGAAGGCCAACCTGCACAACAAGAAGCTGCGCGATTGCCGCGTGCACCTCGACGGCAAGGACAAGCGCGCCGAGGAGAGCACGCTGTTCATCGTGGAGGGTGACAGCGCCGCCGGTTCGCTCACCGCCTGTCGCGACGTGCAGACCCAGGCCGTGTTCGCGTTGAAGGGCAAACCGCTCAACACCTTCGGCCTGACCAAGAAGGTCATCTACGAGAACGAGGAATTTCACCTCCTGCAGAGCGCGCTGAATCTCGAGGACGGCATCGACGGCCTGCGCTACAACAACGTTGTGATCGCGACCGACGCCGACGTCGACGGTATGCACATTCGCCTGCTGTTGATCTCGTTCTTCGTGAAGTTCTTCCCCGAGCTCCTGACCAACGGTCACGTCTCGGTGCTGGAGACGCCGCTCTTCCGCGTGCGCAACAAGAAGAAGACGATCTATTGCTACAGCGAAGCCGAGAAACAGTCAGCGCTGCACCAGCTCGGCAAGGCGGCGGAGATCACGCGCTTTAAAGGCTTGGGCGAAGTGAGCCCGGGCGAGTTTAAGGACTTCATCGGCATGGGCATCCGCCTCGAACCGGTGAGCCTGAAGCACGTGACGGATACCGATGACCTGCTCGGCTTCTACATGGGCAAGAACACCCCGCACCGGCAGAACTTCATCATCGAAAACCTCCGCGTCGAAAAAGACCTGATCGAGGCGTGA